The Rhizobium sp. WSM4643 genome contains the following window.
CTGGTTCTGAGCCGATTGCGAGTATCGACACGCGACCGGACCCCGCCAGATGCGAGACCCTGCGCAAGGCCACCTCAGCCGCGCCGGGCCGCCTCGATCGCCGCAATGTCGATCTTCCTCATGGTCATCATCGCGTCAAAAGCACGCTTTGCCTGGCCACCGCCTGCCGAAAGGGCTTCTGAGAGCACGCGCGGCGTAATCTGCCAGGACACGCCCCACTTATCCTTGCACCAGCCGCACTCACTTTCCTGACCGCCATTGCCGACGATCGCGTTCCAATAGCGGTCGGTTTCTTCCTGAGTGTCCGTTGCGATCTGAAAGGAGAAGGCTTCGTTGTGTTTGATCGCGGGACCGCCGTTCAGGCCGATGCAGGGAATACCCGCAACGGTGAATTCAACAACCAGGACGTCTCCCTGCTTGCCCTCAGGATAATCTCCCGGTGCACGAATGACAGCACGCACGGCGCTGTCGGGAAAAGTCGAGGCATAGAAGCGGGCGGCGGCCTCAGCGTCTTTGTCGTACCATACGCAGATCGTGTTCTTTGCCATTGCGCGGTCCTTTCGCACTTCGTTTCGCATTTCCCGGTGAAATAAGAAGCAAACCGTCTTTCTCCAGCCCATGGAAGCGATTTCACGCGGACGATTGCCGAGCGCTGCTAAATGATCGGGGTCCCGGGGTGACCTTTGCCACTGTTCGGATTCAATGCGTGGACTTCGGGACAAGCGCGTATGAGGCGATTGCGGAACCGCTGGTGCGGTTCCGCAAGTGCATATAGCGTCACCTGCATTCACTTTGCAGGGCATACCGCGAACGCGACGCAGCTCTAAAACCTATCCCGCCCGTCGCTGCGAGGGTCGCCGTCAACCCGATGCGGTTCGTAGAGGCCGCTCCGCGCCTTGCGCCGCCACCGCCGAGAAAGATCGCCGGGATTGTCGTCGATATCGGCAATCGATATCGCAGCCGTTTCATCCGCAGGGCATTGCGCTGCCCACCGGCCGCCGGGCGCGACTATCACGGAAGACGCCGGATCAGCCTGACCGGGATGGGCAAGGATCGAGAAGCTGACCCAGTAGCTGTTGCTTGCCGCATGCCCCTGTGCCTCGGCAGCAAAGGACGGCTCGTTGGCCGGCGAGCCGCCTGTCGTCGAGAACAGCACACAGTGGACGTCGAGCCGCTCATATTCGCTGAAAATCTCCGGATAGTGGCATTCCATGCCAAGCGCACAGCCGAAACGGATGCCGTCGACCTCGAAGGTCACGGGGATCGAACCCGGCGTGTACATGAAGGAGATCTTGGTGTTCGACAGCAGGCGCTCATCGTAACGCGTCACCAGTTCGCCGCGGTCTGAGACGACATACAGGCTGTTGTGCGGCCGGTGCGGCGCCGTCAGCGGATGCACCGAGCCGATGATCGTCCAGAGGCCGAGCTCGCGCGCCAGCTTGCGCGTTGCATCC
Protein-coding sequences here:
- a CDS encoding carbon-nitrogen hydrolase family protein gives rise to the protein MTENGKFKRRVRARAAKTGESYTTARMHVLPRSANDALPEARRLRLAVAQTTHADDPRDADKLRQSGQEMRLLMRRAREAGARLIHFPEGTTSSPNKRIMSEIGPREIGPSDWRRFEWAVLREELDATRKLARELGLWTIIGSVHPLTAPHRPHNSLYVVSDRGELVTRYDERLLSNTKISFMYTPGSIPVTFEVDGIRFGCALGMECHYPEIFSEYERLDVHCVLFSTTGGSPANEPSFAAEAQGHAASNSYWVSFSILAHPGQADPASSVIVAPGGRWAAQCPADETAAISIADIDDNPGDLSRRWRRKARSGLYEPHRVDGDPRSDGRDRF
- a CDS encoding VOC family protein → MAKNTICVWYDKDAEAAARFYASTFPDSAVRAVIRAPGDYPEGKQGDVLVVEFTVAGIPCIGLNGGPAIKHNEAFSFQIATDTQEETDRYWNAIVGNGGQESECGWCKDKWGVSWQITPRVLSEALSAGGGQAKRAFDAMMTMRKIDIAAIEAARRG